From the genome of Scytonema hofmannii PCC 7110, one region includes:
- a CDS encoding pyridoxal phosphate-dependent aminotransferase, whose translation MNGGISVTQTGKQKISQKANQFTESVIREMTRVALQYNAVNLAQGFPDFPCPPELKRAACAAIEEDVNQYAITWGDKAFRHAIAEKVHWYLGLNVDPERQMTVTCGSTEAMAAVMLATLNPGDEVIVFEPYYENYGPDAVLASATPRYVSLHPPEWTFDEAELRNSFNEHTKAIIINTPHNPTGKVFTREELTLIAELSQKWDVLVFTDEIYEHILYDGTQHIAMATLPGMFERTVTINGLSKTYSVTGWRVGYILANSELTGAIRKVHDFLTVGAPAPLQRAGVAAMQLPVSYYEELAKLYHQKRDNILQILDAVGIPYFVPQGAYYVFADISDFGYKNDVEFTESLIKEIGVAVVPGSSFFAQSEKGKKFIRFCFSKKPETLAKAGERLLKLQSILQAVN comes from the coding sequence ATGAATGGAGGAATCAGCGTGACTCAGACAGGAAAGCAGAAAATTTCCCAGAAGGCAAACCAGTTTACAGAGTCAGTCATTCGCGAAATGACCAGAGTTGCATTACAATACAATGCTGTGAATTTAGCGCAAGGATTTCCTGATTTTCCATGTCCACCTGAGTTAAAACGAGCAGCCTGTGCAGCAATTGAGGAAGACGTTAATCAGTACGCTATTACTTGGGGGGATAAAGCTTTCCGCCACGCGATCGCGGAAAAAGTCCATTGGTATTTGGGATTGAATGTCGATCCTGAACGACAAATGACTGTGACTTGTGGTTCAACAGAAGCAATGGCTGCGGTAATGCTGGCTACTTTGAATCCTGGTGATGAAGTGATAGTGTTTGAGCCATATTACGAAAACTACGGTCCCGATGCAGTTTTGGCTAGTGCAACGCCTCGTTATGTGTCACTGCATCCACCTGAGTGGACATTTGATGAAGCAGAATTACGCAACAGCTTCAATGAACATACGAAAGCCATTATTATTAATACGCCCCATAACCCAACTGGCAAAGTCTTTACTCGTGAAGAACTAACCCTAATTGCTGAACTTTCTCAAAAGTGGGATGTGCTAGTCTTTACAGATGAAATATACGAACACATTCTCTATGATGGAACACAGCACATTGCAATGGCAACTCTGCCTGGAATGTTTGAGCGAACTGTCACTATCAATGGTCTTTCCAAAACCTACAGTGTAACTGGTTGGCGAGTCGGCTACATTTTAGCCAATTCAGAATTAACAGGAGCAATTCGCAAAGTTCATGATTTTCTTACTGTTGGCGCACCCGCACCCTTGCAAAGGGCTGGAGTAGCGGCGATGCAGCTTCCTGTTAGCTACTACGAAGAACTGGCAAAGCTTTATCACCAAAAACGAGATAATATTCTGCAAATACTGGATGCGGTGGGAATTCCCTATTTTGTTCCTCAAGGAGCCTACTACGTGTTTGCTGACATTTCGGACTTTGGTTACAAAAACGATGTGGAATTCACTGAATCTTTAATTAAAGAAATTGGTGTGGCGGTGGTTCCCGGTTCTAGCTTTTTCGCACAATCAGAGAAGGGCAAGAAATTCATTAGATTTTGTTTTAGTAAGAAACCCGAAACTTTAGCAAAGGCAGGAGAGCGTTTATTGAAATTACAATCAATTCTACAAGCTGTAAACTGA
- a CDS encoding ATP-binding cassette domain-containing protein: MMRLTGKTERSEKPASASRQSILETQGLTRRFDKFTAVDAVSISVAPGEVFGLLGPNGAGKSTVIKMLTTLLPPSFGRATLAGYDVTHQPDAVRRVIGYVPQALSADGSLTGYENLLIFAKLYDIPSGRREQRIRDMLAFMGLQEAAHRLVRNYSGGMIRKLEIAQSILHRPLVLFLDEPTVGLDPIARSQVWNLVQQLCADYGTTIFLTTHFLEEADSLCNRVVIMNRGKEIVTGSPTELKAALGKPNASLDDVFIHYTGHELVSGVSYHDTATTRRNAQRLG, translated from the coding sequence GTGATGAGATTGACGGGAAAAACTGAGCGCTCAGAAAAGCCTGCAAGCGCTTCTAGACAGAGCATTTTAGAAACCCAAGGGCTCACGCGCCGCTTTGACAAGTTCACAGCGGTTGATGCCGTGAGTATATCCGTAGCACCTGGTGAAGTTTTTGGCTTGCTTGGTCCTAATGGGGCGGGCAAAAGTACAGTGATTAAGATGTTGACGACACTGTTACCACCCAGCTTTGGGCGAGCAACGTTAGCTGGCTATGATGTGACTCATCAACCCGATGCAGTCAGAAGGGTTATTGGTTATGTACCTCAAGCTCTTTCTGCTGATGGCAGTCTCACAGGCTATGAAAATCTCTTAATCTTTGCCAAGCTATATGACATCCCATCTGGGCGACGAGAACAACGCATCCGTGATATGTTGGCTTTTATGGGTTTGCAAGAAGCTGCCCATCGTCTGGTCAGAAATTATTCTGGTGGGATGATTCGCAAGTTGGAAATTGCCCAATCAATCTTGCATCGACCTTTGGTTTTGTTTCTTGATGAACCAACAGTAGGACTCGATCCAATTGCCCGCAGCCAGGTATGGAATCTTGTGCAACAACTCTGTGCTGACTATGGCACAACCATATTTTTAACAACCCACTTTTTAGAAGAAGCTGATAGTCTGTGCAACCGAGTGGTAATTATGAATCGGGGAAAAGAGATTGTGACTGGTTCACCTACAGAGTTAAAAGCTGCTCTGGGTAAACCAAACGCAAGTTTGGATGATGTTTTTATTCACTATACAGGGCATGAATTAGTATCGGGAGTTAGTTATCATGACACAGCAACAACCAGACGTAATGCTCAACGATTGGGATAA
- a CDS encoding GNAT family N-acetyltransferase codes for MYRLVEEISLKAWPAFETIDHHDWLIRFADGYTKRANSVTVLDRVGSNIEEKINYCESQYRERRQKPIFRLLSFTNPLMLDNKLAARGYQLVDPTLVMGLALSDQLFDDVSVPSQESLSDWLVAYDDLQASGEQLSTIHHMILTAIQAETLLASSRQDGKIVACGLGVLESNYLGIFDLITSPMQRRRGYAKAIIQGLLQWGINKGACFSYIQVVKANIPACNLYEKLGYKPMYEYWYRVGYL; via the coding sequence ATGTATAGACTAGTTGAAGAAATATCGCTGAAAGCATGGCCTGCTTTTGAAACGATTGACCATCACGATTGGCTGATACGTTTTGCAGATGGTTACACCAAGCGAGCCAATTCAGTGACAGTTCTAGATCGAGTCGGCTCGAACATTGAAGAGAAGATAAACTACTGTGAGTCTCAGTATCGCGAACGCAGACAAAAGCCCATTTTTCGTTTGCTTTCATTTACTAACCCATTGATGTTGGATAACAAGCTAGCTGCTAGAGGTTATCAACTCGTTGACCCAACTTTAGTCATGGGTCTTGCATTATCAGATCAATTATTTGATGATGTATCCGTTCCCAGCCAGGAAAGTCTTAGCGATTGGTTAGTTGCCTATGATGACTTACAAGCTTCAGGAGAGCAGCTATCGACTATCCATCACATGATATTGACAGCAATCCAAGCAGAAACCCTGTTGGCATCATCCAGACAAGATGGAAAAATCGTTGCCTGCGGGTTAGGTGTTTTAGAAAGTAATTATTTAGGCATTTTTGACCTGATTACAAGTCCAATGCAACGGAGGCGCGGCTATGCAAAGGCGATTATTCAGGGATTGCTCCAGTGGGGTATCAATAAAGGAGCTTGTTTTTCTTACATCCAGGTCGTGAAGGCGAATATTCCAGCGTGCAACTTGTATGAAAAACTCGGTTATAAACCAATGTATGAGTACTGGTATAGAGTAGGCTATCTTTAA
- a CDS encoding fasciclin domain-containing protein, whose product MADIVDTAVNAGSFNTLVAAVKAANLVDTLKGAGPFTVFAPTDEAFAKLPEGTVDGLLQDIPKLKKILTYHVVSGKVTSSEVVKLNSATTVEGTEVKIDASNGVKVNDATVTTPDVAADNGVIHVIDTVLIPA is encoded by the coding sequence ATGGCTGACATTGTTGATACTGCTGTTAATGCCGGTTCTTTTAACACTCTAGTTGCCGCAGTTAAGGCTGCCAATTTAGTAGATACATTAAAAGGCGCTGGTCCATTCACTGTTTTTGCGCCTACAGATGAAGCTTTTGCTAAGCTTCCAGAAGGTACCGTAGACGGATTACTTCAAGACATTCCAAAACTCAAAAAAATCCTCACATATCACGTTGTTTCAGGCAAAGTGACGTCATCTGAGGTAGTTAAGTTAAACTCAGCTACTACTGTTGAAGGAACAGAAGTGAAAATTGATGCTTCCAATGGCGTCAAGGTGAATGATGCAACAGTTACAACACCTGATGTTGCTGCTGATAACGGTGTTATCCATGTCATTGACACAGTGTTGATTCCTGCATAA
- a CDS encoding Rpn family recombination-promoting nuclease/putative transposase — translation MRRDSIFYKLFQQSPTLVFELLTNPPRNAGEYKFDSVAVKEPKFEIDGVFLPPENESPGVVYFCEVQFQKDERLYERVFAESSLYFYRNRDRFSDWQAVIIYPSRSIEQSDIYPHRTQLNGNQVHRIYLDELGDIRQLPLWVALMVLTTVEEEKAPSEARYLLERSSVEQPETTSRAIIELVTTIMVYKFEKLSRKEVESMLGITIKETRVYREIKQEEALSLIFRLLTRRVGELPQQVRERVETLSLEQLENLGEALLDFTSVADLQATLEALGN, via the coding sequence ATGCGGCGAGACTCGATATTTTATAAACTGTTTCAACAATCACCCACACTGGTATTTGAACTATTGACAAATCCCCCAAGAAATGCAGGTGAATACAAATTTGACTCGGTAGCCGTCAAAGAACCCAAATTTGAAATTGACGGGGTATTTTTACCACCCGAAAATGAAAGTCCGGGTGTTGTGTATTTTTGTGAGGTGCAGTTCCAGAAGGATGAAAGGCTATATGAACGGGTATTTGCAGAATCTTCACTGTATTTTTATCGTAACCGTGACAGATTCAGTGATTGGCAAGCAGTCATCATTTATCCATCACGCAGTATCGAACAAAGTGATATTTATCCCCATCGAACCCAGCTCAATGGCAACCAAGTACATCGGATCTATTTAGATGAGTTGGGAGATATTCGTCAACTACCTTTATGGGTTGCGTTGATGGTATTAACTACGGTAGAAGAAGAAAAAGCACCCTCTGAAGCCAGATATTTGCTTGAGCGTTCTTCTGTTGAGCAGCCCGAAACCACAAGTCGCGCCATAATAGAACTAGTGACGACAATCATGGTATACAAGTTTGAAAAATTAAGCCGAAAGGAGGTTGAATCGATGTTAGGAATTACAATCAAGGAAACGCGAGTTTACCGGGAAATTAAGCAAGAAGAAGCGCTATCCCTCATTTTCCGTCTCTTAACTCGACGGGTAGGAGAATTACCGCAACAAGTGCGTGAACGTGTTGAAACTCTCTCCCTAGAACAATTAGAAAATCTTGGCGAGGCACTGTTAGATTTTACCAGTGTGGCAGATTTACAGGCGACTTTAGAAGCGCTTGGGAATTAA
- a CDS encoding class I SAM-dependent methyltransferase produces MRKSWIDKIIQQQIAYYNARANEYDEWFKRLGRYDRGTEINQRWFNEVAVVKNALYQIGTVETALELACGTGIWTQELLKLGKRITALDASQMCIEINRSKLSAATNVEYRQVDLFTWEPDTEYDLVFFSFWLSHVPPELLDSFLAKVYKSVRVGGKLFIIDSRFEPTSTAKNHVLIHDSNIYIKRKLNDGQEFQIVKIFYQPEQLLDKLIQAGFNAEVKLTDNYFIYTYGDK; encoded by the coding sequence ATGCGTAAGTCCTGGATAGATAAAATTATTCAACAGCAAATAGCCTACTACAATGCGAGAGCAAACGAATACGATGAATGGTTCAAAAGACTTGGACGCTACGATCGCGGTACAGAAATAAATCAGCGTTGGTTCAATGAAGTTGCTGTAGTGAAAAATGCACTGTACCAGATTGGCACAGTAGAAACTGCCTTAGAATTAGCTTGTGGTACAGGTATTTGGACACAGGAACTTTTAAAGCTTGGTAAGCGGATTACTGCACTTGACGCCTCACAAATGTGTATTGAAATTAATCGTAGCAAGTTAAGTGCTGCTACTAACGTCGAATATCGACAAGTCGATCTATTTACCTGGGAACCAGATACAGAATATGATTTAGTCTTTTTCTCTTTTTGGTTATCTCATGTACCACCAGAATTGCTCGATTCATTTTTAGCAAAAGTTTATAAATCAGTACGTGTTGGTGGAAAATTATTTATCATTGATTCCCGTTTTGAGCCAACATCAACAGCCAAAAATCATGTGCTGATTCATGACAGTAACATTTATATTAAACGGAAGTTAAATGATGGACAAGAATTTCAAATTGTGAAAATTTTCTACCAGCCCGAACAGTTATTAGATAAATTGATACAAGCTGGATTTAATGCCGAAGTCAAATTGACTGATAACTATTTTATCTATACCTATGGAGATAAGTAG
- a CDS encoding transposase — protein MRVTTKPSTAKCDLNTYTLFLLAESKYPGCTRLAEIMEDLSHDSVNRFLLREQYEPLDLFNEVKPHINLVGGTLSGDDTVIDKAHSEKLTELIGYFYSGRHHRTVKGIQLITLYYTDVSGKSVPVNYRIYNKQDGKTKNDYLREMITEVLEWGLEPKIVTTDAWYSSQKNLKFLKNQELGFLTGIAKNRSCSVDGKNFIQVQNLEIPETGLIVYLKKFGQVKVFRRDFKNEAHRYYIMYVPDLDALFSISMAEFKELHSIHWGIECYHRAIKQVCGIERFMVRTSAAIRTHFFSAIRAFTQLELMRIEELIENWYEVQRNLSLHVARDFILEHLKQQVGLNAHSQFSVNA, from the coding sequence ATTAGAGTAACTACCAAGCCATCCACGGCCAAATGCGATTTAAACACTTACACTCTGTTTTTACTGGCGGAATCGAAATATCCAGGCTGCACACGTTTAGCAGAAATCATGGAAGATTTGTCTCATGATAGTGTCAACAGATTTTTGTTACGTGAGCAGTATGAACCATTAGATTTGTTTAATGAAGTTAAGCCGCATATCAATTTGGTAGGTGGCACATTAAGTGGAGACGATACGGTAATTGACAAGGCTCATAGTGAAAAATTAACAGAGTTAATTGGTTATTTTTATTCGGGACGGCATCATCGTACAGTCAAAGGAATTCAGCTAATTACCTTGTATTACACCGATGTGTCGGGTAAGTCTGTACCAGTAAATTATCGCATTTATAACAAACAAGATGGTAAAACAAAAAATGACTACTTACGAGAAATGATTACTGAGGTTTTGGAGTGGGGATTGGAGCCAAAGATAGTGACTACTGATGCTTGGTATTCCAGTCAGAAAAACTTGAAGTTCCTAAAAAACCAGGAATTAGGGTTTTTAACTGGGATAGCTAAAAATCGTTCCTGTTCAGTCGATGGTAAAAATTTTATCCAAGTCCAAAATCTAGAAATTCCCGAAACTGGTTTAATAGTGTATCTGAAAAAGTTTGGGCAAGTGAAAGTATTTCGGAGAGATTTCAAAAACGAAGCTCACAGATATTACATCATGTATGTACCTGACCTCGATGCACTTTTTTCAATATCTATGGCAGAGTTTAAAGAATTACATTCAATTCATTGGGGAATTGAATGCTACCATCGAGCTATTAAACAAGTGTGTGGAATTGAGCGATTTATGGTGAGGACATCTGCGGCAATTAGAACTCACTTTTTTAGTGCTATCCGCGCCTTTACCCAATTAGAATTAATGAGAATAGAAGAGTTAATTGAAAACTGGTACGAAGTCCAGAGAAATTTGTCTCTTCACGTAGCTCGTGACTTCATTCTAGAACACCTTAAACAACAGGTAGGCTTGAATGCACATAGTCAATTTTCTGTCAATGCGTAA
- the modA gene encoding molybdate ABC transporter substrate-binding protein has product MKRPILVLSTAAITSGLFAVGFRLVTPTVVVAQSNTNLVVSAAASLKEPLDEIKPLYQQTQPNINISYNFGASGALQQQIEKGAPSDIYISTAKNQVDALEEKGMLVPKTRGIMANNRLVLIVPKSHSVGITSFYTLADPKVKKIAIGEPKNVPSGRYAKQVFKKLGIFEKVKPKLVYVDKVSQVLASVESGNADAGLGYATDAKVSNKVKVAVAADGKFYSPIIYPVAVLKNSSNVEAAKEFIKFLSSEQAKVVLKKYGFIVNVK; this is encoded by the coding sequence ATGAAAAGACCAATTCTTGTTTTAAGTACTGCAGCTATTACTAGCGGGCTTTTTGCAGTTGGCTTTCGGTTGGTTACCCCCACTGTTGTAGTCGCACAGTCAAACACTAACTTAGTCGTATCTGCAGCAGCTTCTTTAAAAGAACCCTTGGATGAAATCAAGCCTCTGTATCAACAAACTCAACCAAATATTAACATTAGTTATAACTTCGGAGCGTCTGGTGCATTGCAACAACAGATAGAGAAGGGTGCGCCATCTGATATCTATATTTCTACTGCCAAAAACCAAGTAGATGCTTTGGAAGAAAAAGGGATGCTGGTTCCAAAAACACGTGGCATCATGGCAAATAACCGTCTAGTTTTGATAGTGCCTAAGAGTCATTCTGTTGGCATTACCAGCTTCTATACCTTGGCAGACCCTAAAGTCAAGAAAATCGCGATCGGAGAGCCGAAAAATGTCCCCTCTGGACGATATGCAAAGCAAGTTTTTAAGAAGTTGGGTATTTTTGAGAAGGTTAAGCCCAAACTCGTCTATGTGGATAAAGTTAGTCAAGTTTTGGCGTCAGTAGAAAGTGGTAATGCTGATGCAGGTCTAGGTTACGCTACCGATGCTAAAGTCTCTAATAAGGTAAAAGTCGCTGTTGCTGCTGATGGAAAATTTTATTCCCCCATTATTTATCCTGTAGCAGTGCTCAAAAACAGTTCAAATGTCGAAGCTGCTAAGGAGTTTATCAAGTTTTTGTCTAGCGAGCAAGCTAAGGTTGTACTCAAAAAATATGGATTTATTGTGAATGTCAAATAA
- a CDS encoding ABC transporter permease, which translates to MTQQQPDVMLNDWDKPRPTRRGNFIFAIAELASKTLVVAELEVRKLRHDPSDLIIRGVQPALWLLIFGQVFTRIRAIPTGNLSYLDFMTPGILAQSVLFVAILTGGMTLIWERDLGIVHKLLASPIPRAALVLGKAVACGVRSLSQIVIIYGLGLLLGVKVNLNGLALLQVVVIVLLGAGCFCVFSLIIGCLVKNRERFTGIGQLITMPLFFASNAIYPLSLMPSWLQFLALVNPLTYQVDALRGIMLTNGSSLYGFGLDCTILLLTLVGLTIICGRLYPRVAM; encoded by the coding sequence ATGACACAGCAACAACCAGACGTAATGCTCAACGATTGGGATAAACCACGTCCGACTCGTCGAGGCAATTTTATTTTTGCGATCGCTGAACTAGCCAGCAAAACCCTTGTTGTCGCTGAACTAGAAGTGCGTAAACTTCGCCACGATCCCAGCGATCTAATCATACGAGGTGTACAGCCTGCGTTATGGCTTCTTATCTTTGGACAAGTCTTCACCCGCATTCGTGCTATTCCTACAGGAAACTTATCCTATTTAGATTTCATGACTCCTGGTATTCTTGCTCAGAGCGTGCTATTTGTGGCAATTTTAACTGGTGGTATGACACTAATTTGGGAGCGAGATTTAGGAATTGTGCATAAATTACTCGCTAGCCCCATACCCCGTGCGGCGTTGGTGTTGGGTAAAGCCGTTGCTTGTGGAGTAAGGAGTTTATCACAGATAGTGATTATTTATGGATTAGGACTGCTGTTAGGTGTTAAAGTTAACCTGAATGGATTAGCTTTACTCCAAGTCGTGGTAATTGTGCTATTGGGAGCGGGTTGTTTTTGTGTGTTTTCACTCATTATTGGTTGTCTTGTAAAAAACCGAGAACGGTTTACGGGAATTGGACAATTGATTACAATGCCTTTGTTCTTTGCCAGTAATGCCATCTATCCCCTGTCACTGATGCCAAGTTGGTTACAATTCCTAGCCCTAGTCAATCCCTTAACATATCAGGTTGATGCTTTGCGAGGTATAATGCTGACAAATGGCTCTAGCTTATACGGATTTGGTTTGGACTGTACGATTCTCTTGCTAACATTAGTAGGCTTAACAATCATTTGTGGAAGACTTTATCCACGGGTGGCGATGTAA
- a CDS encoding aliphatic sulfonate ABC transporter substrate-binding protein, which produces MVATVKPQYFKIFHRFTLLLVPGLLTFATSLTLISCTQESQKALNQSSANQVADNQKSEIKTKVLRMGYQQAGDLVRVTKVLEKRLEPLGIKVEWAQFAQGPQLMEAMNVGKIDLGNVGETPPIFAQAAGAQIAYVVGRRSDGRRSAIAVPPDSPIKSVKDIKGQKVVFQKASASHYFIIRALEDVGLKYSDIQVLSIPNVEASSAFLEGKIGVWVTSDPHLARAEKLGKARILRNAQGLDSPGGYYIGAKRFAIDNPELLRIVIEEIDKIERWAEAHPKETAKLIMPYQKLPPDVMDSFISRRGYGLRAISPNLIKEQQRIADYFYKNGLLPKPLNVQEAMLTPEQYAALTPSTISQK; this is translated from the coding sequence ATGGTCGCTACAGTCAAACCTCAATATTTCAAAATATTCCATCGCTTTACACTGCTCTTGGTGCCAGGATTGTTAACTTTTGCAACTTCATTAACATTAATCAGTTGTACGCAAGAAAGCCAAAAAGCACTAAACCAATCTTCTGCTAATCAAGTAGCAGACAATCAGAAATCTGAAATTAAGACCAAAGTTCTTCGCATGGGGTATCAACAAGCGGGCGATTTAGTCAGGGTAACGAAAGTCTTGGAAAAGCGTCTGGAACCCTTGGGTATTAAGGTGGAGTGGGCACAATTTGCCCAAGGTCCGCAGTTGATGGAAGCTATGAATGTTGGCAAAATAGACTTGGGGAATGTTGGCGAAACTCCTCCCATCTTCGCCCAAGCGGCTGGTGCTCAGATCGCTTATGTTGTTGGTCGGCGAAGTGATGGTAGAAGGAGTGCGATCGCCGTCCCTCCAGATTCCCCTATCAAGAGTGTCAAGGATATCAAAGGGCAAAAAGTCGTTTTCCAAAAAGCCTCTGCGTCTCACTACTTCATCATTAGAGCTTTGGAAGATGTAGGCTTGAAATATAGTGATATTCAAGTTCTGAGTATACCTAACGTAGAAGCTAGTAGTGCATTTCTAGAAGGGAAAATTGGCGTTTGGGTAACTAGCGATCCCCATCTAGCTCGGGCTGAAAAATTGGGTAAGGCACGAATTCTTAGGAATGCCCAAGGGCTTGATTCACCTGGTGGATATTATATCGGGGCAAAGCGGTTTGCAATTGACAATCCTGAACTGCTGCGAATAGTCATTGAGGAGATTGATAAAATTGAGCGTTGGGCTGAGGCGCATCCCAAAGAAACTGCAAAGCTCATTATGCCGTATCAGAAACTACCGCCGGACGTGATGGACTCGTTTATCAGCCGTCGCGGCTACGGATTAAGAGCTATTTCCCCAAATTTAATCAAGGAACAACAGAGGATCGCAGATTATTTCTATAAAAATGGTTTGTTGCCTAAACCTTTGAATGTTCAGGAAGCTATGCTGACACCTGAACAGTATGCAGCACTTACTCCGTCAACAATCAGTCAAAAATAG
- a CDS encoding YncE family protein, producing MKKFLLPFLFFVAIVWVVFTQVPLSVYNNFSLSASAKQPSNSSVYEVWSIDQADSLDGTPLGGNLYVLSGDDQDFLTGHAKVEQVNLAASAKSKGLAAGQKPHWITFNTGAKYAIVGHATTAQVYAIDADRREVVDSILPPGLPNSNSHAVYISKDNKFVFVADTPGQRIHKIATNYEAPGGKIFGEVNTLDFNIPETKTALGTPTARPVVAIVDDSGQFVYVTFADGGVAIANAETLTLAHIYSKEEVTFNGLIASQVGDSFITNAGNADPQIADFVYVYNNKSLLENPSKRPDFIKVPQSGNDVHGVVVVRDKYLWQLNRASNTITIHDLQPNLFAPDIDGSNKVRAVNLVELTDTALGPDPAPDLIETSPSQEVAFISQRGPNPISGNDPAFFNSVGATPGIGVVQITKDGKDAKPTYLYRFDNVVNGLNIGDFHALTVRK from the coding sequence ATGAAGAAATTTTTACTTCCGTTCCTATTTTTCGTTGCGATTGTTTGGGTTGTATTTACTCAAGTCCCTCTCTCAGTCTATAACAATTTTTCTCTATCAGCCTCAGCCAAACAACCAAGCAATTCATCAGTTTATGAGGTATGGTCTATTGACCAAGCAGATTCCTTGGATGGTACTCCTTTAGGAGGTAATCTCTATGTTCTGTCAGGTGATGACCAAGACTTTTTAACAGGTCATGCAAAAGTTGAACAAGTTAACTTGGCTGCTAGCGCTAAGAGTAAGGGTCTTGCAGCAGGTCAAAAACCCCACTGGATTACTTTCAACACAGGAGCCAAATATGCAATTGTAGGACATGCAACAACGGCTCAAGTGTATGCAATTGACGCTGACCGACGAGAAGTTGTGGATTCTATTCTTCCACCAGGATTACCAAACTCGAACTCCCACGCTGTTTACATCTCTAAGGATAACAAGTTTGTCTTTGTTGCCGATACTCCCGGTCAACGAATTCATAAAATTGCCACCAATTATGAAGCACCTGGAGGGAAAATTTTTGGTGAAGTGAATACGTTAGACTTCAATATTCCAGAAACAAAGACAGCCTTGGGAACTCCGACTGCTCGCCCAGTTGTAGCTATAGTCGATGATTCAGGTCAGTTTGTTTATGTTACTTTTGCAGATGGTGGTGTGGCGATCGCAAATGCAGAAACGCTAACCCTAGCACATATATACAGTAAAGAAGAAGTTACTTTCAATGGATTAATTGCCTCTCAGGTTGGTGACAGCTTTATTACTAACGCAGGCAATGCCGATCCCCAAATAGCTGACTTTGTTTATGTTTACAATAACAAGTCCTTGCTCGAAAATCCTTCTAAACGTCCAGATTTTATTAAAGTTCCTCAATCCGGTAATGATGTTCATGGTGTGGTAGTCGTTCGCGATAAATACTTATGGCAACTCAATCGTGCCTCAAACACCATCACAATACACGACCTCCAGCCGAATCTCTTTGCTCCAGACATTGATGGTTCAAACAAAGTTCGTGCAGTTAATCTTGTAGAACTAACAGATACAGCTTTAGGTCCCGATCCCGCACCAGACTTAATAGAAACATCGCCCTCCCAAGAAGTTGCTTTTATTTCACAGCGTGGACCGAATCCCATCTCAGGAAACGATCCAGCATTTTTCAATAGCGTGGGTGCTACTCCAGGAATAGGGGTCGTGCAAATTACAAAAGACGGTAAGGATGCTAAACCTACCTATCTTTACAGATTCGATAACGTTGTGAATGGACTTAACATTGGTGACTTCCACGCCCTTACTGTTCGTAAATAG